A region of Elusimicrobiota bacterium DNA encodes the following proteins:
- the ftsA gene encoding cell division protein FtsA: protein MAKPDIITGLDIGSAQVVAVVAKHDPDAERPEVIGAARQPCAGLKGGVVINIDETARAITRAVEAAEEMAGMVGHSKNVLIGVRGSHIQTFNHHGAMNIARTDKEITAADRDQVVESTKAVPISPDREIVHVIPQDFILDRQSGVPNPIGMEAMLLEVDVHIVTASQSHLNNVWKAIARAGFDVQEPIYGLLAVGDTVVTQEEKGLGCLLVDLGGQTTGLAVYADGSVRFTKELAVGSDAISHDLSHALRTSLLQAQKVKERYGAASRPLAEGDLEEEIEYTSVDGRTPRHMKRTTLFDYISPRVEEIFTLISEELQRSNYADHVAGGGVILTGGGAQLQGIAQAAEQILDLPVRMGLPQNINGAPDLIGHPGYATALGLITYRHLGDWARSRRASRPMGLGQRLKSLVEDFF, encoded by the coding sequence ATGGCTAAGCCGGACATCATCACGGGGTTGGACATCGGAAGCGCTCAGGTTGTGGCGGTCGTGGCCAAACACGACCCCGACGCGGAACGGCCCGAAGTCATCGGAGCGGCCCGCCAGCCCTGCGCAGGGCTCAAAGGCGGCGTGGTCATCAACATCGATGAAACCGCCCGCGCCATCACCCGCGCCGTCGAGGCCGCCGAGGAAATGGCGGGGATGGTGGGCCACTCGAAAAACGTTTTGATCGGCGTGCGGGGAAGCCACATCCAAACCTTCAACCACCACGGCGCCATGAACATCGCCCGGACGGATAAAGAAATCACCGCCGCCGACCGCGACCAGGTGGTGGAGAGCACCAAGGCCGTCCCTATTTCTCCGGACCGGGAAATCGTCCATGTGATCCCCCAGGATTTTATTTTGGACCGCCAAAGTGGGGTGCCCAACCCCATCGGCATGGAAGCGATGCTGTTGGAGGTCGACGTCCACATCGTCACCGCCAGCCAAAGCCATTTAAACAACGTGTGGAAAGCCATCGCCCGGGCCGGTTTCGACGTTCAGGAACCCATCTACGGCCTGCTGGCCGTGGGCGACACCGTGGTGACCCAGGAAGAGAAGGGGCTCGGCTGTCTATTGGTGGATTTGGGCGGCCAGACCACCGGCCTCGCCGTCTACGCCGACGGAAGCGTGCGTTTCACCAAAGAACTGGCCGTGGGGTCCGACGCCATCAGCCATGATCTATCGCACGCGCTCCGCACCTCGCTTTTGCAGGCCCAGAAAGTGAAAGAACGCTACGGCGCCGCCAGCCGCCCCTTGGCCGAGGGGGACTTGGAGGAAGAGATCGAATACACGAGCGTCGACGGCCGCACGCCCCGGCACATGAAACGGACGACGCTCTTCGATTACATCTCGCCGCGCGTGGAAGAGATTTTCACCTTGATTTCCGAGGAGCTTCAGCGCTCCAATTACGCCGACCATGTGGCCGGCGGCGGCGTGATCTTGACGGGCGGCGGCGCTCAGTTGCAAGGCATCGCCCAGGCCGCCGAACAGATTTTGGACCTCCCCGTCCGCATGGGCTTGCCCCAGAACATCAACGGCGCCCCGGACCTCATCGGCCACCCCGGCTACGCCACGGCCCTCGGGCTCATCACCTACCGGCACCTGGGGGACTGGGCCCGGAGCCGCCGAGCGTCGCGTCCCATGGGCCTGGGCCAGCGCTTGAAATCTTTGGTCGAGGACTTTTTCTAA
- the murB gene encoding UDP-N-acetylmuramate dehydrogenase: MLTALSEEFRALFPGAKTDEPLARHTTWGIGGPADFYVEIRTRQELTTLFQWTRSHGLPLTPIGQGSNLLVGDGGVRGVTLRLRGDFEALRFESDRATVGAAVLLPQLSRAAAERGLTGAEPFCGIPGTVGGALMTNAGTPEGDLGELVREVETLDADGVPRRLTRDQIQFSYRRSSLTGTLVLSVDLQLRPGDKNDILAAIDRQLKRRAERQPLGTKNCGSVFKNPPGDYAARLIETAGLKGLRVGGAQVSPKHANFIENVDRASAADVRALIETIQKTVRERAGVALDLEVWTLGE, translated from the coding sequence GTGCTGACGGCCCTGTCCGAGGAGTTCCGCGCACTGTTCCCAGGAGCCAAGACGGACGAACCCTTGGCCCGCCACACCACCTGGGGCATCGGAGGGCCCGCCGACTTTTACGTCGAGATCAGGACCCGCCAGGAGCTCACAACCCTTTTTCAATGGACCCGCTCCCACGGCCTTCCCCTCACCCCCATCGGCCAGGGATCGAACCTCTTGGTGGGAGACGGCGGGGTCCGAGGGGTGACCCTCCGCCTGCGGGGAGATTTCGAGGCCCTCCGTTTTGAAAGCGACCGGGCCACCGTGGGCGCGGCCGTTCTCCTGCCCCAACTGTCCCGCGCCGCGGCGGAACGCGGCTTGACCGGCGCCGAACCTTTTTGCGGCATCCCGGGAACCGTGGGCGGGGCCTTGATGACCAACGCGGGGACGCCGGAAGGCGACCTGGGCGAACTCGTCCGCGAAGTCGAAACGCTGGACGCCGATGGCGTCCCCCGCCGGCTGACCCGGGACCAGATTCAGTTTTCTTACCGCCGTTCCAGCCTGACCGGAACGTTGGTTCTTTCCGTCGATCTCCAATTGAGGCCGGGGGACAAAAATGATATCCTGGCCGCGATCGACCGACAGTTGAAACGCCGCGCCGAACGCCAGCCGCTGGGGACCAAAAACTGCGGCTCCGTTTTCAAAAATCCGCCCGGCGATTACGCCGCGCGGCTAATCGAAACGGCCGGTCTGAAGGGCCTCCGCGTGGGCGGGGCACAGGTGTCTCCCAAACATGCCAATTTCATCGAAAACGTGGACCGCGCCAGCGCGGCGGACGTCCGCGCCCTTATCGAAACCATACAGAAAACCGTGCGGGAGCGCGCGGGCGTCGCGCTGGACCTTGAGGTCTGGACCCTGGGAGAATAA
- a CDS encoding UDP-N-acetylmuramate--L-alanine ligase, with translation MFKKIRNIHFIGIGGAGMSGIAEVLLTLGYAVTGSDAKESDVTRRLTGLGAKVFIGHRAEQAAGAHVVVTSTAVQADNPEVTEAQKQKIPVIPRIEMLAELARLKYTIAVGGTHGKTTTTSLISLVLQAGGLDPTVVVGGRMHNLGTGARVGRGEYLVAEADESDGSFLKLSPTLAIVTNIDDDHLDHWGTLSNLASGFEQFANKVPFYGRVILGVDDIGSRKLLDKIRRPLITYGLTPDADIQAKDIRPAPEATVFSVFRHNQKLGDIRWSASGRHNVINSLAAVAAGMELDVPFQKIAEALASFQGVGRRLEFKGERAGVAVMDDYGHHPTEIKATLQALRERFPARRTVVVFQPHRYSRTRILAEEFAVCFAGADVLGLLDIYAASETPIPGVTSDWLAERIRAQGTSVTRLPASEGPAALKALVRPGDVVLTLGAGDVWKWGETLLQSLPPHTSAC, from the coding sequence ATGTTTAAGAAGATTCGAAACATCCATTTCATCGGCATCGGCGGAGCCGGCATGAGCGGCATCGCGGAAGTTCTGCTGACCTTGGGCTACGCCGTCACGGGATCCGACGCCAAGGAATCCGACGTCACCCGTCGCCTGACCGGGCTCGGAGCCAAGGTTTTCATCGGCCATCGCGCCGAACAAGCCGCGGGAGCCCACGTGGTCGTGACCTCCACCGCCGTGCAGGCGGACAACCCGGAAGTGACGGAGGCCCAGAAACAAAAGATTCCCGTTATCCCCCGAATCGAAATGCTGGCCGAACTGGCGCGACTGAAATACACCATTGCCGTGGGCGGCACCCACGGGAAGACCACCACGACCTCCCTCATCTCCCTCGTCCTTCAGGCCGGCGGATTGGACCCCACCGTCGTTGTCGGCGGGCGGATGCACAATTTGGGCACGGGAGCCCGGGTGGGGCGGGGAGAATATCTCGTGGCCGAGGCGGACGAATCCGACGGGTCCTTTCTAAAACTCTCTCCCACCCTCGCCATTGTGACCAACATCGACGACGATCATCTGGACCATTGGGGGACCCTCTCCAACCTGGCTTCCGGCTTTGAACAATTCGCCAATAAGGTCCCTTTCTACGGGCGGGTCATCCTGGGCGTCGACGACATCGGATCGCGAAAACTCCTGGACAAAATTCGCCGGCCGTTGATCACCTACGGCCTCACCCCCGACGCCGACATCCAGGCCAAGGACATCCGGCCGGCTCCCGAGGCCACCGTTTTCTCCGTTTTCCGTCACAACCAGAAATTGGGCGACATCCGATGGAGCGCCTCCGGCCGGCACAACGTCATCAATTCCCTGGCCGCCGTGGCGGCGGGGATGGAACTGGACGTCCCCTTTCAGAAGATCGCCGAAGCCTTGGCCTCGTTCCAGGGCGTGGGGCGCCGCTTGGAATTCAAAGGCGAGCGCGCGGGCGTCGCCGTCATGGACGACTACGGGCACCACCCGACCGAGATCAAAGCCACCCTCCAGGCTCTGCGGGAGAGATTCCCCGCCCGTCGAACGGTCGTCGTTTTTCAACCCCATCGTTATTCCCGCACACGCATTTTGGCGGAGGAGTTCGCCGTGTGTTTCGCCGGGGCCGACGTCCTGGGCCTCTTGGACATCTACGCCGCCAGCGAAACGCCGATCCCGGGCGTCACGAGCGACTGGCTGGCGGAACGGATCCGCGCCCAGGGGACCTCCGTCACCCGCTTGCCCGCGTCGGAAGGCCCCGCCGCGTTGAAGGCCCTGGTCCGGCCCGGCGACGTGGTGTTGACTCTCGGCGCCGGTGACGTCTGGAAATGGGGGGAAACCCTCCTTCAATCCCTGCCTCCCCACACGTCTGCGTGCTGA
- a CDS encoding cell division protein FtsQ/DivIB has protein sequence MPPRRRKKLKVTVRRTHIAYRWRSLSEAAGLWVKGLLFLGSAVVLAWSVQRLWEKSSLLAISAVTVEGAVLPGWADAPPLKPGQSLFSFSARTLERRLLERYPQLADVRVRRGWDHGVRFHLIPRTPVLRVRVGDGWQGIDGTGALFPLQGDGAGLPILAPAAPNDPSTAALAFLAALRSAKEPWTEGLYKLKMSSDGEVVLFLQGDLPVHWGEALPDPALAAAKARRLQRVLSAPEAAEGLEYARFVDDHRVVIQPRTTTDKSEGTHG, from the coding sequence ATGCCGCCGCGCCGCCGAAAAAAACTTAAAGTGACGGTTCGCCGGACCCACATCGCCTACCGCTGGCGATCCCTCTCCGAAGCCGCCGGCCTTTGGGTGAAAGGTCTGCTGTTCCTGGGCTCCGCCGTCGTCTTGGCGTGGAGCGTCCAGCGCCTGTGGGAGAAATCCTCCCTTCTCGCGATCTCCGCCGTGACGGTGGAAGGCGCCGTTCTCCCCGGCTGGGCCGACGCCCCGCCTTTGAAACCCGGCCAATCCTTATTCTCCTTCTCCGCCCGGACCCTTGAACGAAGGCTTTTGGAACGTTACCCCCAACTGGCCGACGTCCGCGTCCGCCGGGGCTGGGACCACGGGGTCCGCTTTCATCTCATACCGCGCACGCCCGTGCTCCGCGTTCGCGTCGGGGACGGCTGGCAGGGGATCGACGGAACGGGCGCCCTTTTCCCGCTTCAGGGCGACGGCGCCGGCCTCCCGATCCTGGCCCCCGCCGCCCCGAACGACCCCTCGACCGCCGCCCTGGCCTTTCTGGCCGCCCTCCGATCCGCGAAAGAACCCTGGACGGAAGGCCTCTACAAACTTAAAATGTCATCCGACGGGGAGGTGGTTCTCTTTCTGCAGGGGGATCTTCCCGTCCATTGGGGAGAGGCGCTCCCGGACCCGGCCCTCGCGGCCGCCAAGGCCCGCCGGCTCCAACGCGTCCTGTCCGCTCCGGAAGCCGCGGAGGGATTGGAATACGCGCGGTTTGTCGACGACCACCGGGTGGTCATTCAACCGCGAACAACGACGGATAAATCAGAGGGGACCCATGGCTAA
- the pgeF gene encoding peptidoglycan editing factor PgeF, with translation MKTSWRCRQGVARLPDWEQRFGVLAAVTSRVGGDMKDPRRFARGLRSMGLSPDCWAGGQQVHGRRIASVAQPTPVEKQNTDGLVTRSPALTLRVFTADCVPVFLVDPRRRAIGLVHAGRRGVRKGIVAAAVAALGRRYQSRPGDLHVSLGPHIRKCCYEVGPEVAREFHREPGAVSRRAGTSKGKTTLNLAAVILEQARRAGVRPSRMTAAPWCTACDRRFYSFRRERTERRQAALLCVRSEFITE, from the coding sequence TTGAAAACCTCCTGGCGTTGCCGGCAAGGGGTGGCCCGGCTTCCCGACTGGGAACAGCGGTTCGGCGTCCTGGCCGCCGTCACCTCCCGAGTCGGCGGGGACATGAAAGACCCGCGGCGTTTCGCGCGGGGACTGCGATCCATGGGCCTCTCGCCGGATTGCTGGGCGGGCGGACAACAGGTGCACGGCCGTCGGATCGCGAGCGTGGCCCAACCAACGCCCGTGGAAAAACAGAACACGGACGGGTTAGTCACCCGGTCGCCGGCGTTGACCCTGCGGGTGTTCACGGCCGATTGCGTGCCGGTCTTTTTGGTGGATCCCCGCCGGCGGGCGATCGGGCTGGTCCACGCGGGACGGCGCGGCGTGCGGAAAGGCATCGTCGCGGCCGCCGTCGCGGCCTTGGGCCGTCGCTACCAGAGCCGCCCCGGCGACCTGCACGTGTCGCTGGGGCCGCACATTCGGAAATGCTGTTACGAAGTCGGGCCCGAGGTGGCCCGCGAATTTCATCGCGAGCCCGGCGCGGTGTCGCGGCGCGCGGGAACCTCGAAAGGGAAAACGACGCTGAACCTCGCCGCCGTTATTTTGGAACAGGCGCGGCGGGCGGGCGTTCGGCCCTCCCGGATGACGGCGGCGCCTTGGTGCACCGCGTGCGACCGACGTTTTTATTCTTTTCGACGCGAACGGACGGAACGCCGGCAAGCGGCGCTCTTGTGTGTCCGAAGCGAATTCATCACCGAATGA
- a CDS encoding type IV pilus twitching motility protein PilT, producing MEARQILQTLLKEVSDRGASDIHVGPGFIPMLRLHGDLEPTHFGQPLTPEESRGLANLIMGEKLRARFEKKNEVDLAFSVTNGSRFRVNIYTQRGMVNLAIRVIPSTVPTFQSLNLPPVVQKLAENQRGLILVSGTTGSGKSTTLAAIVDHINATRKAHVLTIEDPIEFVHKNKQSIVNQRELGTDTDSYAEALRSAMREDPNVILVGEMRDLETVSSAITAAQTGHLVLSTIHTTNTIQIISRILDLYPPHQQAQVRLQLAETLKGAISQRLVPLADGGGRIAALEVMVVTPMIVKSIEENNFSDVYNAVRTGEFYGMQTFNQALVHLYNQGKVKLEDAMATASNPEEFMLAVRGIEAGASSSHAYRPD from the coding sequence ATGGAAGCTCGACAGATTTTACAGACCCTATTAAAAGAGGTGTCCGACCGCGGGGCCTCCGACATCCACGTCGGCCCCGGGTTCATCCCCATGCTCCGGCTTCACGGAGACCTGGAGCCCACCCACTTCGGACAACCCTTGACGCCCGAAGAATCCCGCGGTTTGGCCAACCTCATCATGGGGGAAAAACTTCGGGCCCGGTTCGAAAAAAAGAACGAAGTCGACCTGGCTTTCTCCGTCACCAACGGCTCGCGTTTTCGGGTCAACATCTACACCCAGCGCGGAATGGTCAACCTCGCGATCCGCGTCATTCCCTCCACGGTCCCCACGTTCCAAAGCCTGAACCTTCCGCCCGTCGTGCAAAAGTTGGCGGAGAACCAGCGGGGCTTGATTTTGGTCAGCGGCACCACGGGGTCCGGCAAATCAACGACGCTGGCCGCCATCGTCGACCACATCAACGCGACCCGCAAGGCCCACGTCCTCACCATCGAGGATCCCATCGAATTCGTCCACAAGAACAAACAATCCATCGTCAACCAGCGCGAACTGGGAACGGACACCGACAGCTACGCCGAGGCCCTGCGTTCCGCCATGCGCGAGGACCCCAACGTGATTTTGGTCGGGGAAATGCGGGATTTGGAAACGGTTTCCTCCGCGATCACCGCGGCCCAGACGGGGCACTTGGTCCTCTCCACCATCCACACCACCAACACGATCCAGATCATCAGCCGGATCCTGGACCTCTATCCCCCGCACCAACAAGCCCAAGTGCGCCTTCAGCTGGCCGAAACCCTAAAGGGGGCCATCAGCCAACGCCTCGTCCCCTTGGCCGACGGGGGCGGGCGGATCGCCGCCCTGGAAGTGATGGTGGTCACCCCGATGATCGTTAAATCCATCGAAGAAAACAATTTTTCGGATGTCTACAACGCCGTCCGCACCGGGGAATTCTACGGGATGCAAACGTTCAACCAAGCCCTCGTCCATCTCTACAACCAAGGCAAGGTCAAACTGGAGGACGCCATGGCCACGGCCTCCAACCCGGAAGAGTTCATGCTGGCCGTACGAGGCATTGAGGCGGGCGCCTCCTCCAGCCACGCTTACAGACCCGATTGA
- the ftsZ gene encoding cell division protein FtsZ translates to MVQIKFSEDFNEQPAAIKVVGLGGAGGNAVNRMIEAGLSHVDFVAANTDSQALRRNKAPVRLQLGERITKGLGVGGNPVLGRQATEESRDRLAEILTGADMVFITAGMGGGTGTGSAPVVAQIAKSLSPAPLVVGVVTRPFDFEGLVRKNQADQGIEELRSHVDTLLAIPNDRLFEIINENTTSIEAFHVADNVLRQAVQAITDVITRHGLINVDFADVRSIMSGAGEALMGMGEAHGAGRALDAAKMAIQSPLLENVTIDGAKGLLVNISGNKSITLFEVKTAMDFIKNAARSDAHVFYGQVFDDALEDRFMVTVIATGFPPARRAATRIGAPRRSGREGDPGALPRSPAHRAPIDLPIADDDLRRPAYLRRKARKLG, encoded by the coding sequence ATGGTTCAAATAAAATTCAGCGAAGATTTCAACGAACAGCCCGCCGCCATCAAGGTGGTGGGTCTCGGCGGCGCGGGCGGGAACGCGGTCAACCGCATGATCGAGGCGGGCCTCTCCCACGTGGACTTCGTCGCCGCCAACACGGATTCTCAGGCTCTCCGCCGCAACAAAGCCCCGGTCCGCCTTCAATTGGGCGAACGGATCACCAAGGGGCTGGGCGTGGGGGGAAACCCCGTCCTGGGCCGCCAGGCCACCGAGGAAAGCCGCGACCGCTTGGCCGAAATTTTGACGGGCGCGGACATGGTGTTCATCACGGCGGGGATGGGCGGCGGCACGGGCACGGGCTCGGCCCCCGTCGTAGCCCAAATCGCCAAGAGTCTCAGCCCGGCCCCTCTCGTGGTGGGCGTGGTCACCCGGCCCTTCGACTTCGAGGGGCTGGTGCGAAAGAATCAAGCCGACCAAGGCATCGAGGAACTGCGGTCCCACGTGGACACCCTGCTCGCGATCCCGAATGATCGTTTGTTCGAAATCATCAACGAGAACACAACCTCGATCGAGGCCTTTCACGTGGCCGACAACGTGCTCCGCCAGGCGGTCCAGGCCATCACCGACGTCATCACCCGCCACGGATTGATCAACGTGGACTTCGCCGACGTCCGGAGCATCATGTCCGGCGCGGGCGAGGCCCTGATGGGGATGGGGGAAGCCCACGGCGCCGGGCGCGCGCTGGACGCCGCCAAAATGGCCATCCAGTCCCCGCTTCTGGAGAACGTGACGATCGACGGAGCCAAAGGGCTCCTGGTCAACATCAGCGGGAACAAATCCATCACCTTGTTCGAAGTGAAAACGGCCATGGATTTCATCAAGAACGCGGCCCGCTCCGACGCCCACGTTTTCTACGGCCAGGTGTTCGACGACGCCCTGGAAGACCGTTTCATGGTCACCGTGATCGCCACGGGATTTCCACCGGCGCGTCGCGCCGCCACGCGGATCGGCGCCCCCCGGCGATCGGGCCGGGAGGGGGACCCCGGCGCGCTTCCGCGTTCCCCCGCGCACCGCGCGCCCATCGACCTGCCCATCGCCGACGACGATCTTCGCCGTCCAGCCTATTTGCGCCGCAAGGCGCGGAAACTCGGTTAG
- a CDS encoding class I SAM-dependent rRNA methyltransferase gives MTFRRSGRGGTRPAAEKESPARPLPPPPGADARPFVRLKPNEDRRVRRGHLWIFSNEIDQAAEGLEPGAEVEFLTSRDERLGVGFYNPRSLIAGRLLGRRETVFDTAFITTRLQHALDLRRRFFTDDAFRWVHGESDDLPGLVMDRYGDVCVIESFAAGMDRLLPAILEAVKSFGPWRALVLRNDASARRLEHLPEEVKLLEGTLETPHWFLTDGVTMAADPLQGQKTGFFFDQRANRAAVAALAPGRTVLDVFCHTGGFGLWCAKTGAARVLGIDRSVPALELAQRTAEKNGWAPRCAWEKADAFEYLTQSKETYDIVVIDPPRFAASKKNLPEAMKAYIRLNLLGLRRVSGGGFLATASCSQHVSREDFRQILARASHESGRKVKVVYQGGAGPDHPVRPSMPETDYLKFAILHVV, from the coding sequence ATGACCTTCCGTCGATCGGGCCGCGGCGGAACCCGTCCCGCCGCCGAAAAAGAGTCTCCCGCGCGGCCTCTTCCGCCCCCTCCCGGCGCCGACGCCCGCCCGTTCGTCCGGCTTAAACCCAACGAAGACCGCCGCGTCCGACGGGGACACCTGTGGATTTTTTCCAACGAGATCGACCAAGCGGCCGAGGGCCTGGAGCCCGGCGCCGAAGTGGAGTTCCTGACCTCCCGGGACGAGCGCCTGGGCGTCGGTTTTTACAACCCCCGCTCCCTGATCGCCGGACGCCTTTTGGGCCGCCGCGAAACCGTCTTCGACACCGCTTTTATCACCACCCGTCTCCAACACGCCCTGGACCTCCGCCGCCGTTTTTTTACCGACGACGCCTTCCGCTGGGTTCATGGAGAATCCGACGATCTGCCCGGCCTCGTCATGGACCGCTACGGCGATGTCTGTGTGATCGAATCTTTCGCCGCCGGCATGGACCGGCTTCTCCCCGCCATCCTGGAGGCGGTGAAATCCTTCGGCCCCTGGCGGGCTCTGGTTTTGCGGAACGACGCCTCCGCCCGGCGGTTGGAGCATTTGCCGGAGGAAGTGAAGCTCTTGGAGGGAACGCTGGAAACTCCCCACTGGTTTCTCACCGACGGAGTGACCATGGCCGCGGACCCGCTTCAAGGCCAGAAAACCGGCTTCTTTTTCGACCAACGGGCCAACCGCGCGGCCGTGGCCGCCCTGGCGCCGGGCCGGACCGTTTTGGACGTTTTCTGCCACACCGGCGGGTTCGGCCTTTGGTGCGCCAAAACCGGCGCGGCGCGGGTGCTGGGCATCGACCGTTCCGTCCCCGCCCTCGAACTCGCCCAGCGCACCGCCGAAAAGAACGGTTGGGCCCCGCGATGCGCCTGGGAAAAAGCCGACGCCTTCGAATACCTGACCCAATCCAAGGAAACCTACGACATCGTCGTCATCGACCCGCCCCGCTTCGCCGCCTCCAAGAAAAATCTGCCCGAAGCGATGAAGGCCTACATTCGCCTAAATCTCCTGGGACTTCGCCGCGTTTCCGGCGGCGGTTTCCTGGCCACGGCCAGTTGTTCCCAGCACGTGAGCCGGGAAGACTTCCGCCAAATCCTGGCCCGCGCCTCCCACGAATCCGGGCGCAAGGTGAAAGTGGTTTACCAAGGTGGCGCGGGCCCGGACCACCCCGTCCGCCCGTCCATGCCCGAAACCGACTACCTGAAGTTCGCCATTTTGCACGTCGTCTAA
- the pheA gene encoding prephenate dehydratase codes for MKTDKRLERLRAEVDSVDDTLLAALNRRAEIVRKIGRVKAERGADVVAAGRESQILERLSATNPGPLPVEAVEDIFGTVIANFRLLQKQITVSYFGPEATYTHQAAVKHFGRSASYVPEKSISDVFDDVESGRADYGVVPIENSTEGVVNHTLDMFMESDLVICAERQDPIAHCLMAAPGSPKIKSIASHPQALAQCRKWLESHMAGVPVTSAASTSDAAAQAALHPGVAAIASPLAAELYRLKVLAPAIQDVKDNRTRFLVIGKTLSAPSGSGRDKTSLLLSLRDRVGALHDILGLFKKAHLNLTKIESRPTKRRAWQYVFFIDFLGHASDPQVQTILRELQRTCLLVKTLGSFPKAD; via the coding sequence ATGAAAACAGACAAACGATTGGAACGGTTGCGGGCGGAGGTCGACTCCGTGGACGACACCCTCCTGGCCGCGCTCAACCGGCGGGCGGAGATCGTGCGGAAAATTGGACGGGTCAAGGCCGAGCGGGGCGCCGACGTGGTGGCCGCCGGGCGCGAGAGCCAAATCCTCGAACGGCTGTCTGCCACGAACCCGGGCCCGCTTCCCGTCGAAGCGGTCGAAGACATCTTCGGAACCGTCATCGCCAACTTCCGCCTGCTTCAGAAACAAATCACGGTATCTTACTTCGGGCCCGAAGCCACCTACACCCACCAGGCCGCGGTCAAACACTTCGGCCGCTCGGCGTCCTACGTTCCCGAGAAATCCATTTCCGACGTCTTTGACGACGTCGAGAGCGGGCGCGCCGACTACGGCGTCGTCCCGATTGAGAACTCCACCGAAGGCGTCGTCAACCACACCTTGGACATGTTCATGGAGTCCGACCTGGTGATCTGCGCGGAACGCCAGGACCCCATCGCCCATTGCCTCATGGCCGCCCCGGGCTCGCCCAAAATCAAAAGCATCGCCTCCCATCCCCAGGCCCTCGCCCAATGCCGAAAGTGGCTGGAGAGCCACATGGCGGGCGTGCCCGTGACCTCCGCGGCCTCCACCTCCGACGCCGCCGCCCAGGCGGCCCTGCACCCCGGCGTGGCCGCCATCGCGAGCCCCCTGGCGGCGGAGCTCTACCGCCTCAAAGTTCTCGCCCCGGCGATTCAGGACGTCAAAGACAACCGGACCCGATTCTTGGTCATCGGTAAAACATTGTCCGCTCCGTCGGGATCCGGACGGGACAAGACCTCTCTCCTCCTCTCCCTGCGGGACCGCGTGGGCGCCCTGCACGACATCTTGGGTCTCTTTAAGAAGGCCCATTTAAACTTAACCAAGATCGAATCCCGCCCGACCAAACGCCGGGCCTGGCAGTACGTCTTTTTCATCGATTTCCTCGGCCACGCCTCGGACCCCCAGGTCCAAACCATTCTCCGGGAACTCCAGCGCACCTGCCTCCTCGTCAAAACGCTGGGCAGTTTCCCTAAGGCGGACTAA
- a CDS encoding D-alanine--D-alanine ligase: MTPDVRTDLASLRRRRIAVLYGGWSAERAISIKSAAAVRAALRRMAIPHAAVDLTPRVVDSLRRRRINLAFLTTHGTVGEDGRLQGLLDVLGIPYTGSGVLASASAMHKPTAKRLFESAGLATPRWAVLRKSDFAVSPSPALLASLVPPLRWPLVIKPASQGSAVGVTLARTPAAFRAGLAASWRLEPEALVEEYVPGTEITVGLLGDRLLPVVEILPAHAFYDFHSKYAVGGSRHVIPARVSPAAQKKAQELAAGAFHVLGCRHVGRVDLIVDRRGHPTVLEVNTLPGMTDTSLLPDAARAAGMDFDALVLTLLSLALHDGR; this comes from the coding sequence TTGACCCCCGACGTCCGAACCGATCTCGCGTCCCTGCGCCGACGGCGGATCGCCGTCCTCTACGGCGGATGGTCCGCCGAGCGCGCCATTTCGATCAAGAGCGCCGCCGCGGTGCGGGCCGCTCTCCGCCGAATGGCGATCCCCCACGCCGCCGTGGATCTGACCCCCCGCGTGGTCGATTCCCTCCGCCGCCGCCGGATCAACCTCGCGTTTCTCACCACCCACGGGACCGTGGGCGAAGACGGCCGCCTCCAGGGCCTCTTGGACGTTTTGGGCATTCCCTACACCGGGAGCGGGGTTCTGGCCAGCGCGTCGGCCATGCACAAACCCACCGCGAAACGGCTCTTCGAAAGCGCGGGACTGGCGACGCCCCGCTGGGCCGTCCTCCGAAAATCCGATTTCGCGGTAAGCCCATCTCCCGCTCTCCTGGCCTCCCTGGTTCCGCCGCTCCGATGGCCGCTCGTCATCAAACCCGCGAGTCAAGGCTCCGCCGTCGGCGTCACCCTGGCCCGAACGCCCGCGGCGTTCCGGGCCGGCCTCGCCGCGTCCTGGCGCCTGGAACCCGAGGCGCTCGTGGAGGAATACGTCCCAGGAACGGAAATCACCGTGGGTCTCCTGGGCGATCGGCTCTTGCCCGTGGTGGAAATCCTGCCCGCCCACGCCTTCTACGACTTTCACTCCAAATACGCCGTCGGCGGATCCCGCCACGTGATTCCCGCCCGCGTGTCGCCGGCCGCGCAAAAAAAAGCCCAGGAACTGGCCGCCGGGGCGTTTCATGTTCTCGGGTGCCGGCACGTCGGACGGGTGGACCTGATCGTCGACCGGCGCGGCCACCCGACGGTGCTGGAGGTCAACACGCTTCCGGGGATGACGGACACGTCGCTTCTGCCCGACGCCGCCCGCGCGGCGGGAATGGATTTTGACGCGTTGGTCCTGACCCTCCTCTCCCTGGCGCTCCACGATGGGCGATGA